The following coding sequences are from one Rutidosis leptorrhynchoides isolate AG116_Rl617_1_P2 chromosome 11, CSIRO_AGI_Rlap_v1, whole genome shotgun sequence window:
- the LOC139875085 gene encoding zinc finger BED domain-containing protein RICESLEEPER 2-like → MCVTAHYIDNEWVLRKRVLNFCPISSHRGVDIGKALEMCLLKRGMESNIFTITVDNASVNDVAVAYLKSKFANWENSILKGKWLHVRCTAHVINLIVPDGLSHIGNSVDHVRVAVKYIRQSPQRLTKFKEFAEIEKCMSTNSLILDVPTRWNSTYLMLETAQKYERAFGRYDNEESHYREDLDKTGVLTSTDWANVRRLAKFLEHFYELTLKVSGTLHVTANGFLDDITFIDAILNNCLCSDKDKDLVSMANLMKSKFDKYCGGLKNCNMATIVASVLDLRNKFEFIEVLLGDMYGNIEMKSMCAIIKASLVELYEDYVSIYAPEPTSMCDFSDSPSSSNKRSKSVVMEPSSMLKEKVRMEMKRRKSESIIQDSKSELDTYLNEDVEDD, encoded by the exons ATGTGTGTCACTGCACATTACATTGATAATGAGTGGGTTCTAAGGAAAAGAGTGTTAAACTTCTGCCCGATTTCTAGTCACCGAGGTGTGGACATTGGAAAGGCGTTAGAGATGTGCTTGCTGAAGCGGGGGATGGAATCGAATATTTTTACCATCACAGTAGATAATGCTAGTGTTAATGATGTGGCTGTTGCTTATTTGAAAAGTAAGTTTGCAAACTGGGAGAATTCTATTTTGAAAGGGAAATGGTTACATGTTCGATGTACTGCTCATGTTATTAATCTTATTGTACCAGATGGTTTAAGTCATATTGGTAATTCTGTTGATCATGTGAGGGTTGCTGTCAAGTATATTCGACAATCTCCTCAAAGACTAACAAAATTCAAAGAATTTGCTGAAATCGAGAAATGCATGAGCACCAATAGTTTGATTCTGGATGTGCCGACTCGTTGGAATTCAACATATTTAATGTTAGAAACGGCTCAAAAGTATGAACGTGCATTCGGAAGATATGATAATGAGGAGAGTCATTATAGAGAAGATCTTGACAAGACTGGGGTCCTGACATCAACTGATTGGGCAAACGTAAGGAGGTTGGCTAAGTTCTTGGAACATTTTTATGAGCTCACTTTAAAGGTGTCGGGGACACTACATGTTACTGCTAATGGATTCCTTGATGATATAACATTTATCGATGCAATTTTGAATAATTGTCTTTGTAGCGATAAAGATAAAGATCTCGTTTCAATGGCAAATCTCATGAAATCTAAGTTTGACAAGTATTGTGGAGGCTTAAAAAACTGTAATATGGCAACAATTGTTGCATCTGTGCTTGATCTGAGAAACAAATTTGAGTTCATTGAAGTGTTATTGGGGGATATGTATGGAAACATTGAAATGAAAAGTATGTGTGCCATTATTAAAGCTTCTTTGGTGGAGTTGTATGAAGATTATGTAAGCATTTATGCCCCGGAGCCAACTAGCATGTGTGACTTTTCTGATTCACCATCATCATCCAATAAACGTTCTAAATCTGTTGTTATGGAGCCATCTAGCATGCTAAAAGAGAAG GTTAGAATGGAAATGAAACGTAGAAAGTCTGAAAGTATAATACAGGACTCGAAGTCAGAGTTGGATACGTATTTAAATGAGGACGTTGAAGATGATTAA